A single Glycine soja cultivar W05 chromosome 14, ASM419377v2, whole genome shotgun sequence DNA region contains:
- the LOC114385149 gene encoding EIN3-binding F-box protein 1-like, translated as MSKVLGFSGVDDFCPMGSIYANPKEASFFLSLGPQVDVYFPPRKRSRVNAPFVFDGEWFEQKQKTSIEALPDECLFEIFRRLPAGEDRSACACVSKRWLMLLSSICKSEISVNKNTTVENPEKEGDDVEFGGKGYLSRSLEGKKATDVRLAAIAVGTSSRGGLGKLSIRGSNIVCGVTSHGLKAVARGCPSLKALSLWNVATVGDEGLIEIANGCHQLEKLDLCKCPAITDKALVAIAKNCQNLTELSLESCPNIGNEGLLAIGKLCSNLRFISIKDCSGVSDQGIAGLFSSTSLFLTKVKLQALTVSDLSLAVIGHYGKSVTDLVLNCLPNVSERGFWVMGNGNGLQKLKSLTVASCRGVTDIGLEAVGKGCPNLKIAHLHKCAFLSDNGLISFAKAASSLESLRLEECHRITQLGFFGVLFNCGAKLKAISLVSCYGIKDLNLVLPTVSPCESLRSLSISNCPGFGNASLSVLGKLCPQLQHVELSGLEGVTDAGLLPLLESSEAGLVKVNLSGCTNVTNKVVSSLANLHGWTLENLNLDGCKNISDASLMAIAENCALLCDLDVSKCAITDAGIEALAHAKQINLQVLSLSGCTLVSDRSLPALRELGHTLLGLNIQHCNAINSSTVDTLVELLWRCDILS; from the exons ATGTCCAAAGTTCTCGGCTTTTCCG GAGTTGACGATTTTTGCCCTATGGGATCAATATACGCCAACCCCAAGGAAGCAAGTTTCTTCTTGTCCCTTGGCCCTCAAGTTGATGTATACTTTCCTCCTCGGAAGAGATCGCGTGTCAATGCTCCATTCGTTTTTGATGGAGAATGGTTCGAGCAAAAGCAGAAAACCTCTATTGAAGCCTTGCCAGATGAGTGTCTCTTTGAGATCTTTAGAAGGTTGCCTGCTGGCGAAGACAGGAGTGCATGTGCCTGTGTTTCCAAGCGCTGGCTTATGCTTCTAAGCAGTATTTGCAAAAGTGAAATCTCTGTTAACAAAAATACCACAGTAGAGAACCCTGAAAAGGAGGGTGATGATGTAGAATTTGGAGGTAAGGGATACCTCTCTCGAAGCTTGGAAGGAAAGAAGGCAACAGATGTTAGACTGGCTGCCATAGCTGTTGGGACTTCATCTCGAGGAGGATTGGGGAAGCTCTCAATCCGTGGAAGCAACATTGTTTGTGGGGTGACTAGTCATGGTCTCAAGGCTGTTGCTCGTGGATGCCCTTCTTTGAAGGCTCTTTCTCTATGGAACGTTGCTACCGTTGGTGATGAGGGCCTTATTGAGATTGCAAATGGATGTCACCAACTAGAGAAACTTGATCTTTGCAAGTGCCCCGCAATTACTGATAAGGCTTTGGTTGCAATTGCAAAGAACTGCCAGAATCTGACTGAGTTGTCATTGGAATCTTGCCCTAACATTGGCAATGAAGGTCTACTAGCTATTGGGAAGTTGTGCTCCAATCTAAGGTTCATATCCATCAAGGACTGCTCTGGTGTTAGTGATCAGGGAATTGCAGGATTGTTTTCTTCAACTTCTTTGTTTCTAACAAAGGTGAAGCTCCAGGCACTGACTGTTTCAGATCTCTCTCTAGCTGTTATTGGTCATTATGGCAAGTCAGTTACTGATCTTGTCCTTAATTGCCTCCCAAATGTCAGTGAGAGGGGGTTCTGGGTCATGGGTAATGGTAATGGATTGCAGAAGCTAAAATCACTTACAGTTGCATCTTGCAGAGGAGTAACAGATATTGGGCTTGAAGCTGTTGGAAAGGGTTGTCCAAATCTGAAAATTGCACACCTTCACAAGTGTGCATTTCTGTCAGACAATGGGTTGATATCATTTGCCAAGGCTGCTTCATCACTTGAGAGCCTACGATTGGAAGAGTGCCACCGAATTACCCAACTTGGGTTTTTTGGTGTCCTTTTTAACTGTGGTGCAAAATTGAAGGCTATCTCTTTGGTGAGCTGCTACGGGATCAAAGATCTGAACTTGGTGTTGCCAACAGTATCTCCATGTGAATCACTTCGGTCTTTATCTATCAGTAATTGCCCTGGATTTGGCAATGCCTCCCTCTCTGTATTGGGAAAGCTGTGCCCTCAGCTTCAGCATGTTGAATTGAGTGGACTCGAGGGAGTGACAGATGCAGGGCTTCTTCCACTCCTTGAGAGTTCCGAGGCTGGTTTGGTTAAAGTGAACCTTAGTGGTTGCACAAACGTTACCAATAAAGTAGTTTCGTCCTTGGCCAATCTGCATGGTTGGACTCTTGAGAATCTAAACCTTGATGGTTGCAAAAACATCAGTGATGCTAGCTTGATGGCAATTGCTGAAAACTGTGCATTGCTATGTGATCTCGATGTCTCCAAGTGTGCTATAACCGATGCTGGGATTGAAGCCCTGGCACATGCTAAACAGATTAATCTGCAAGTTCTTTCTTTGTCAGGTTGCACTTTGGTCTCAGACAGGAGCTTGCCTGCGTTGAGAGAATTGGGTCACACCCTTTTGGGACTAAACATCCAGCACTGCAATGCAATCAACAGCAGTACGGTTGACACACTTGTGGAGCTTCTCTGGAGGTGTGACATCCTCTCCTGA